The following coding sequences lie in one Prionailurus viverrinus isolate Anna chromosome X, UM_Priviv_1.0, whole genome shotgun sequence genomic window:
- the SOX3 gene encoding transcription factor SOX-3 isoform X2 encodes MYSLLETELKNPVGPPTPAAGAGGGNGGGSSGGGGGSDQDRVKRPMNAFMVWSRGQRRKMALENPKMHNSEISKRLGADWKLLTDAEKRPFIDEAKRLRAVHMKEYPDYKYRPRRKTKTLLKKDKYSLPGGLLPPGAAAAAAAAAAAAAASSPVGVGQRLDTYTHVNGWANGAYSLVQEQLGYAQPATMSSPPPPPALPQMHRYDMAGLQYSPMMPPGAQSYMNAAAAAAAASGYGGMALGPMGTVVKTEPSSPPPAITSHSQRACLGDLRDMISMYLPPGGDAADAASPLPGGRLHSVHQHYQGAGTAVNGTVPLTHI; translated from the exons ATGTACAGCTTGCTGGAGACCGAGCTCAAGAACCCCGTGGGGCCACCCACCCCAGCGGCAGGCGCGG GCGGCGGCAACGGCGGGGGTTCgagtggcgggggcgggggcagcgaCCAGGACCGCGTGAAGCGGCCCATGAACGCCTTCATGGTGTGGTCCCGTGGGCAGCGGCGCAAGATGGCCCTGGAGAACCCCAAGATGCACAACTCCGAGATCAGCAAGCGCTTGGGCGCCGACTGGAAACTGCTGACCGACGCCGAGAAGCGGCCGTTCATCGACGAGGCCAAGCGACTGCGCGCCGTGCACATGAAAGAGTACCCGGACTACAAGTACCGGCCGCGCCGCAAGACCAAGACGCTGCTCAAGAAGGACAAGTACTCCCTGCCCGGAGGCCTGCTGCCCCCcggcgccgccgccgcggccgccgccgccgccgccgccgccgccgccagcagCCCGGTGGGCGTGGGCCAGCGCCTGGACACGTACACACACGTGAACGGCTGGGCCAACGGCGCGTACTCGCTGGTGCAGGAGCAGCTGGGCTACGCGCAGCCCGCTACCATGAGcagcccgccgccgccgcccgcgctgCCGCAGATGCACCGCTACGACATGGCCGGCCTGCAGTACAGCCCCATGATGCCGCCCGGCGCCCAGAGCTACATgaacgccgccgccgccgccgccgccgcctcgggcTACGGGGGCATGGC CCTGGGCCCCATGGGCACGGTGGTGAAGACCGAACCCAGCTCGCCGCCGCCCGCCATCACGTCGCACTCGCAGCGTGCGTGCCTCGGCGACCTGCGCGACATGATCAGCATGTACCTGCCACCCGGCGGGGACGCGGCTGACGCCGCTTCGCCGCTGCCCGGCGGCCGCCTGCACAGCGTTCACCAGCACTACCAGGGCGCTGGGACTGCCGTCAACGGAACGGTGCCGCTCACCCACATCTGA
- the SOX3 gene encoding transcription factor SOX-3 isoform X1, which yields MRPARDNASGATSLRVPADLARSTLASLPFPPDPPAPRPPSAPPTESPGLFTVAAPAPGAPSPPATLAHLLPAPAMYSLLETELKNPVGPPTPAAGAGGPAAPGGAGKSGANAAGGANAGGGNGGGSSGGGGGSDQDRVKRPMNAFMVWSRGQRRKMALENPKMHNSEISKRLGADWKLLTDAEKRPFIDEAKRLRAVHMKEYPDYKYRPRRKTKTLLKKDKYSLPGGLLPPGAAAAAAAAAAAAAASSPVGVGQRLDTYTHVNGWANGAYSLVQEQLGYAQPATMSSPPPPPALPQMHRYDMAGLQYSPMMPPGAQSYMNAAAAAAAASGYGGMAPSAAAAAAAAYGQQPATAAAAAAAAAAMSLGPMGTVVKTEPSSPPPAITSHSQRACLGDLRDMISMYLPPGGDAADAASPLPGGRLHSVHQHYQGAGTAVNGTVPLTHI from the coding sequence ATGCGGCCAGCTCGAGACAACGCATCAGGTGCGACTAGCCTGCGGGTTCCTGCCGACTTGGCGCGGAGCACTTTGGCAAGCCTGCCCTTCCCGCCTGACCCGccggccccccggcccccaaGCGCCCCTCCGACGGAGTCCCCAGGCCTTTTCACCGTGGCCGCTCCAGCCCCGGGAGCGCCTTCTCCTCCCGCCACTCTGGCGCACCTTCTTCCCGCCCCGGCCATGTACAGCTTGCTGGAGACCGAGCTCAAGAACCCCGTGGGGCCACCCACCCCAGCGGCAGGCGCGGGCGGCCCCGCAGCCCCCGGCGGCGCAGGCAAGAGCGGCGCGAACGCAGCCGGCGGAGCGAACGCAGGCGGCGGCAACGGCGGGGGTTCgagtggcgggggcgggggcagcgaCCAGGACCGCGTGAAGCGGCCCATGAACGCCTTCATGGTGTGGTCCCGTGGGCAGCGGCGCAAGATGGCCCTGGAGAACCCCAAGATGCACAACTCCGAGATCAGCAAGCGCTTGGGCGCCGACTGGAAACTGCTGACCGACGCCGAGAAGCGGCCGTTCATCGACGAGGCCAAGCGACTGCGCGCCGTGCACATGAAAGAGTACCCGGACTACAAGTACCGGCCGCGCCGCAAGACCAAGACGCTGCTCAAGAAGGACAAGTACTCCCTGCCCGGAGGCCTGCTGCCCCCcggcgccgccgccgcggccgccgccgccgccgccgccgccgccgccagcagCCCGGTGGGCGTGGGCCAGCGCCTGGACACGTACACACACGTGAACGGCTGGGCCAACGGCGCGTACTCGCTGGTGCAGGAGCAGCTGGGCTACGCGCAGCCCGCTACCATGAGcagcccgccgccgccgcccgcgctgCCGCAGATGCACCGCTACGACATGGCCGGCCTGCAGTACAGCCCCATGATGCCGCCCGGCGCCCAGAGCTACATgaacgccgccgccgccgccgccgccgcctcgggcTACGGGGGCATGGCGccctcggccgccgccgccgcggccgccgcctaCGGGCAGCAgcccgccaccgccgccgccgcggccgccgccgcggccgccatGAGCCTGGGCCCCATGGGCACGGTGGTGAAGACCGAACCCAGCTCGCCGCCGCCCGCCATCACGTCGCACTCGCAGCGTGCGTGCCTCGGCGACCTGCGCGACATGATCAGCATGTACCTGCCACCCGGCGGGGACGCGGCTGACGCCGCTTCGCCGCTGCCCGGCGGCCGCCTGCACAGCGTTCACCAGCACTACCAGGGCGCTGGGACTGCCGTCAACGGAACGGTGCCGCTCACCCACATCTGA